In the Streptomyces sp. BHT-5-2 genome, one interval contains:
- a CDS encoding maltokinase N-terminal cap-like domain-containing protein yields the protein MSDTASTRATRHAPDRSPVTAPDLLSSLAPLLAAWVPRQRWFAGKGRLLTGFTLVAATELLPCTGRGGAPGLLQMLVRAQQGAPPSRTPAGGDCYQLLLGTHPAPPPHLAPAVIGRPAGGPLGGRTVYDALLDNRLCGLLLERLRVPGRIGALRFRREPDTDIPSGLTARPIAVEQSNSSVVFGDTFILKVLRRIEPGVNPDLELPRALAGARCARVPAPAAWFESATPEDGGEATTLGVLQPFLAGSTDGWQLALNALAVRADFTRSARALGHATAEVHTALAQALPTTELRRPQLDAIAAQMNERLEATARAVPVLQPYRGRLRAAFDALAAMGHDGRSWAAQRIHGDLHLGQTLRSADGGRWALIDFEGEPARPLAERRRPQPAVRDVAAMLRSFDYAARSGPAGGDPWALDWARRTRAAYCLGYAEAGGLDPRSAPELMRAYETDKAVYEVLYEARHRPDWLSVPMAAIRRLAACADPGAG from the coding sequence ATGTCGGACACCGCCTCGACCCGTGCCACCCGCCACGCCCCCGACCGCTCGCCGGTAACCGCACCCGATCTGCTCTCCTCGCTGGCACCGCTGCTGGCCGCGTGGGTACCGCGGCAGCGCTGGTTCGCCGGCAAGGGACGGCTGCTCACCGGCTTCACGCTGGTCGCGGCGACCGAACTGCTGCCGTGCACCGGCCGGGGCGGCGCACCCGGCCTGCTACAGATGCTGGTCCGCGCCCAGCAAGGCGCCCCGCCGAGCCGCACCCCGGCCGGCGGCGACTGCTACCAGCTGCTGCTGGGCACCCATCCCGCGCCGCCGCCGCATCTGGCGCCCGCGGTGATCGGGCGCCCGGCCGGCGGCCCGCTGGGCGGCCGCACCGTCTACGACGCGCTGCTGGACAACCGGCTCTGCGGGCTGCTGCTGGAGCGGCTGCGGGTCCCGGGCCGGATCGGGGCGCTGCGCTTCCGGCGCGAGCCGGACACCGACATCCCCTCGGGGCTGACCGCCCGGCCGATCGCGGTGGAGCAGTCCAACTCCTCGGTCGTCTTTGGCGATACGTTCATCCTGAAGGTCCTCCGGCGGATCGAGCCGGGGGTCAACCCCGATCTGGAGCTGCCGCGGGCGCTGGCCGGTGCCCGGTGCGCACGGGTCCCGGCGCCCGCCGCGTGGTTCGAGTCGGCGACCCCCGAGGACGGCGGCGAGGCGACGACGCTGGGCGTCCTGCAGCCCTTCCTCGCCGGCTCCACCGACGGCTGGCAGCTGGCCCTCAACGCGCTGGCGGTGCGCGCCGACTTCACCCGCTCGGCGCGGGCGCTGGGGCATGCCACCGCCGAGGTGCACACCGCGCTCGCCCAGGCCCTCCCCACCACCGAGCTGCGCCGCCCGCAGCTGGACGCGATCGCGGCCCAGATGAACGAGCGCCTGGAGGCCACCGCCCGCGCGGTGCCGGTGCTACAGCCCTACCGGGGGCGGCTGCGGGCCGCGTTCGACGCGCTGGCCGCGATGGGCCACGACGGCCGCAGCTGGGCCGCCCAGCGCATCCACGGCGATCTGCACCTGGGGCAGACGCTGCGCTCCGCCGACGGGGGCCGCTGGGCGCTGATCGACTTCGAGGGCGAGCCGGCCCGGCCGCTGGCCGAGCGGCGCCGCCCGCAGCCGGCCGTGCGCGATGTCGCCGCGATGCTCCGCTCGTTCGACTACGCGGCCCGCAGCGGCCCGGCCGGCGGCGACCCGTGGGCGCTGGACTGGGCCCGCCGCACCCGTGCCGCGTACTGCCTGGGCTATGCCGAGGCCGGCGGCCTGGATCCGCGCTCCGCCCCGGAACTCATGCGGGCCTACGAGACCGACAAGGCCGTCTACGAGGTGCTGTACGAGGCGCGGCACCGGCCCGACTGGCTGTCGGTGCCGATGGCGGCGATCCGGCGGCTGGCGGCCTGCGCGGACCCGGGGGCCGGCTGA
- the treS gene encoding maltose alpha-D-glucosyltransferase, whose amino-acid sequence MIVNEPVPDTFEDTPAKDRDPEWFKRAVFYEVLVRSFQDSNGDGIGDLKGITAKLDYLQWLGVDCLWLPPFFKSPLRDGGYDVADYTAVLPEFGDLADFVEFVDAAHHRGMRVIIDMVMNHTSDQHPWFQESRTDPEGPYGDYYVWADDDKQYADARIIFVDTEGSNWTFDPVRKQYYWHRFFSHQPDLNYENPAVQEEMISALRFWLDLGIDGFRLDAVPYLYAEEGTNCENLPASHAFLKRVRAEIDAHYPDTVLLAEANQWPEDVVDYFGDYAVGGDECHMAFHFPVMPRIFMAVRRESRYPVSEILAKTPAIPSGCQWGIFLRNHDELTLEMVTDEERDYMYAEYAKDPRMRANIGIRRRLAPLLDNDRNQIELFTALLLSLPGSPILYYGDEIGMGDNIWLGDRDAVRTPMQWTPDRNAGFSSCDPGRLFLPTIMDPVHGYQVTNVEAAMSSPSSLLHWTRRMIEIRKQNPAFGLGSYTELPSSNPAVLAYLRESPGRNGADDDLVLCVNNFSRFAQPTELDLQAFSGRHPVELIGGVRFPPIGTLPYLLTLAGHGFYWFRLRRNAHHDDRA is encoded by the coding sequence TTGATCGTCAATGAGCCAGTTCCCGACACGTTCGAAGACACCCCGGCGAAGGACCGCGATCCCGAATGGTTCAAACGGGCGGTCTTCTACGAGGTCCTGGTGCGCTCGTTCCAGGACAGCAACGGTGACGGCATCGGGGACCTCAAGGGCATCACGGCCAAACTCGACTACCTGCAGTGGCTGGGGGTGGACTGCCTCTGGCTGCCGCCGTTCTTCAAGTCCCCGCTGCGGGACGGCGGCTACGACGTCGCCGACTACACCGCGGTCCTCCCCGAGTTCGGCGACCTGGCCGACTTCGTGGAGTTCGTGGACGCCGCGCACCACCGCGGGATGCGGGTCATCATCGACATGGTGATGAACCACACCAGCGACCAGCACCCGTGGTTCCAGGAGTCCCGTACCGACCCCGAGGGCCCGTACGGCGACTACTACGTCTGGGCGGACGACGACAAGCAGTACGCCGACGCCCGGATCATCTTCGTCGACACCGAGGGCTCCAACTGGACCTTCGACCCGGTCCGCAAGCAGTACTACTGGCACCGCTTCTTCTCCCACCAGCCGGACCTCAACTACGAGAACCCGGCGGTCCAGGAGGAGATGATCTCCGCCCTGCGCTTCTGGCTCGACCTCGGCATCGACGGCTTCCGGCTGGACGCGGTGCCCTACCTCTACGCCGAGGAGGGCACCAACTGCGAGAACCTGCCGGCCTCGCACGCCTTCCTCAAGCGGGTCCGCGCCGAGATCGACGCGCACTACCCCGACACCGTGCTGCTGGCCGAGGCCAACCAGTGGCCGGAGGACGTCGTCGACTACTTCGGCGACTACGCCGTCGGCGGCGACGAGTGCCACATGGCCTTCCACTTCCCGGTGATGCCGCGGATCTTCATGGCGGTGCGCCGGGAGTCCCGCTACCCGGTCTCGGAGATCCTCGCCAAGACCCCGGCGATCCCCTCCGGCTGCCAGTGGGGCATCTTCCTCCGCAACCACGACGAGCTGACCCTCGAAATGGTCACGGACGAGGAACGCGACTACATGTACGCGGAGTACGCCAAGGACCCGCGGATGCGCGCCAACATCGGCATCCGCCGCCGGCTGGCCCCGCTGCTGGACAACGACCGCAACCAGATCGAGCTGTTCACCGCCCTGCTGCTCTCGCTGCCCGGCTCGCCGATCCTCTACTACGGCGACGAGATCGGCATGGGCGACAACATCTGGCTCGGCGACCGGGACGCCGTGCGCACCCCGATGCAGTGGACCCCGGACCGCAACGCCGGCTTCTCCTCCTGCGACCCCGGCCGGCTCTTCCTGCCGACCATCATGGACCCGGTCCACGGCTACCAGGTCACCAACGTCGAGGCCGCGATGAGCTCGCCGTCCTCGCTGCTGCACTGGACCCGGCGGATGATCGAGATCCGCAAGCAGAACCCCGCCTTCGGACTCGGCAGCTACACCGAGCTGCCGTCGTCCAACCCCGCGGTGCTGGCCTACCTCCGGGAATCCCCGGGCCGGAACGGCGCCGACGACGACCTGGTGCTGTGCGTGAACAACTTCTCCCGCTTCGCGCAGCCCACCGAGCTGGACCTGCAGGCGTTCAGCGGCCGCCACCCGGTGGAGCTCATCGGCGGCGTCCGCTTCCCGCCGATCGGCACGCTGCCGTACCTGCTGACCCTCGCGGGCCACGGCTTCTACTGGTTCCGGCTCCGCAGGAACGCACACCACGACGACAGGGCCTAG
- a CDS encoding alpha-1,4-glucan--maltose-1-phosphate maltosyltransferase: protein MIGRIPVLDIRPQIDCGRRPAKAVVGETFEVSATVFREGHDAVAANVVLRNPAGRCGPWTPMREHAPGTDRWLCEVTPDVEGRWTFTVEAWSDPVATWRRHAGVKIPAGIDTELVLAEGAALHERAAGEVPKSDGREAVLTAVDALRDTTLPAAARLATALAQEVTEALDRHPLRELLTVSRPMPLVVERRRALYGSWYELFPRSEGAVTGPDGTVASGTLRTAAERLPAVAAMGFDVVYLPPVHPIGTTHRKGPNNALCAGPGDVGSPWAIGSPAGGHDALHPDLGTFEDFDHFVRTARDLRMEVALDFALQCSPDHPWVTLHPQWFHHRADGSVAYAENPPKKYQDIYPLAFDADFRGLVRETERLLRFWMAKGVRIFRVDNPHTKPVAFWEKVLSDINRTDPDVIFLAEAFTRPAMLHTLAQIGFQQSYTYFTWRNTKRELTEYLTELTGESAAYLRPNFFVNTPDILHAHLQEGGRPAFETRAVLAATLSPTWGVYAGYELCEGTALRAGSEEYLDSEKYQLRPRDWDAAAREGRSIAPLITALNRIRRRHPALQQLRNLHFHQVDNDAVLAYSKRAENGDGTDTVLTVVNLDPHHTHEATVSLDMPELGLGRHESFPVRDELTGDTYHWGRDNYVRLEPGSPLAPAHVLSLRPSSPIGGSPN, encoded by the coding sequence ATGATCGGTCGCATCCCTGTTCTGGACATCCGCCCGCAGATCGATTGCGGCCGCCGCCCGGCGAAGGCCGTGGTGGGCGAGACCTTCGAGGTCTCCGCCACGGTCTTCCGTGAAGGCCACGACGCGGTCGCCGCCAACGTGGTGCTGCGCAACCCGGCCGGCCGCTGCGGCCCGTGGACCCCGATGCGGGAGCACGCGCCGGGCACCGACCGCTGGCTCTGCGAGGTCACCCCGGACGTCGAGGGACGCTGGACGTTCACCGTGGAGGCGTGGTCCGACCCGGTCGCCACCTGGCGCCGGCACGCCGGGGTGAAGATCCCGGCCGGGATCGACACCGAGCTGGTCCTGGCCGAGGGCGCCGCGCTGCACGAACGGGCCGCCGGCGAGGTCCCCAAGAGCGACGGCCGGGAGGCGGTGCTGACCGCCGTCGACGCGCTGCGCGACACCACCCTGCCGGCCGCCGCGCGCCTGGCCACCGCGCTCGCCCAGGAGGTCACCGAGGCGCTGGACCGCCACCCGCTGCGCGAACTGCTCACCGTCTCCCGCCCGATGCCGCTGGTCGTCGAGCGCCGCCGGGCCCTGTACGGCTCGTGGTACGAGCTCTTCCCGCGCTCCGAGGGCGCCGTCACCGGCCCGGACGGCACGGTCGCCTCCGGCACCCTGCGCACCGCCGCCGAACGGCTGCCCGCGGTCGCCGCGATGGGCTTCGACGTGGTCTACCTCCCGCCCGTCCACCCGATCGGCACCACCCACCGCAAGGGCCCCAACAACGCGCTCTGCGCGGGACCGGGCGACGTCGGCTCCCCCTGGGCCATCGGGTCGCCGGCCGGCGGGCACGACGCGCTCCACCCGGACCTGGGCACCTTCGAGGACTTCGACCACTTCGTGCGGACCGCCCGCGACCTGCGGATGGAGGTGGCCCTGGACTTCGCCCTCCAGTGCTCCCCGGACCACCCCTGGGTCACCCTGCACCCGCAGTGGTTCCACCACCGCGCCGACGGCTCCGTCGCCTACGCGGAGAACCCGCCGAAGAAGTACCAGGACATCTATCCGCTCGCCTTCGACGCCGACTTCCGCGGGCTGGTCCGGGAGACCGAACGGCTGCTGCGCTTCTGGATGGCCAAGGGCGTACGGATCTTCCGGGTGGACAACCCGCACACCAAGCCGGTGGCGTTCTGGGAGAAGGTGCTCAGCGACATCAACCGCACCGACCCGGACGTGATCTTCCTGGCCGAGGCGTTCACCCGCCCGGCGATGCTGCACACCCTCGCCCAGATCGGCTTCCAGCAGTCGTACACCTACTTCACCTGGCGCAACACCAAGCGGGAACTGACCGAGTACCTCACCGAACTGACCGGTGAGAGCGCCGCCTACCTGCGGCCCAACTTCTTCGTGAACACCCCCGACATCCTGCACGCCCACCTCCAGGAGGGCGGCCGCCCGGCCTTCGAGACCCGCGCCGTCCTGGCCGCGACCCTCTCCCCCACCTGGGGCGTCTACGCGGGCTACGAGCTGTGCGAGGGCACCGCGCTGCGCGCCGGCAGCGAGGAGTACCTGGACTCCGAGAAGTACCAGCTCCGGCCCCGCGACTGGGACGCCGCGGCCCGCGAGGGGCGGTCCATCGCCCCGCTGATCACCGCGCTCAACCGCATCCGCCGCCGCCATCCCGCCCTGCAGCAGCTGCGCAACCTGCACTTCCACCAGGTCGACAACGACGCCGTGCTCGCCTACTCCAAGCGCGCGGAAAACGGCGACGGGACCGACACGGTGCTCACGGTGGTCAACCTCGACCCGCACCACACCCACGAGGCGACGGTGTCGTTGGACATGCCGGAACTCGGCCTCGGCCGGCACGAGTCCTTCCCGGTGCGCGACGAGCTCACCGGCGACACCTACCACTGGGGCAGGGACAACTATGTGCGCCTGGAGCCGGGCAGCCCACTCGCGCCGGCTCACGTGCTGTCGCTGCGACCGTCCTCACCGATCGGAGGGTCACCCAATTGA
- a CDS encoding M4 family metallopeptidase, with translation MTPHISRKTRVTGATAAAAALLVAGITAAGTAGASPAPTAAPHGGAPLALSTSHRAELLHDATAATAQTARALGLGTQEKLVVKDVIKDSDGTTHTRYDRTYAGLPVLGGDLVVHTAKGGAVKGVTKAAKAEVKVASTTAKIAPKAAALAAESTATKTIGAKKVDAPAPRKVIWAAKGTPVLAYETVVGGVQKDGTPNELHVITDANTGKKLFQFQGIETGVGNSMYAGKVDVASKKGGSGYELTDDSRGGHQTFDLSGSESGNGKLFTNSTDTWGDGKPSNAQTAAVDAAYGAQETWDYYKNVHGRSGIKGDGKGATSRVHYGKDYVNAFWDDSCFCMTYGDGQGNNKPLTALDVAGHEMSHGVTSATAGLEYSGESGGLNEATSDIFGASVAFYAKNPAEPGSYFIGKKIDINGDGKPLRYMDKPSKDGQSLDNWSADAGNVDVHYSSGIANHFFYLLSEGSGPKDANGDHYDSPTADGSKVTGIGRDKAEKIWFKALTTYMTSTTDYKAAREATVKAATDLYGKDGAEVKGVESAWAGVNVK, from the coding sequence GTGACCCCCCACATATCCCGCAAGACCCGTGTGACCGGTGCCACCGCAGCCGCGGCGGCCCTGCTCGTCGCCGGCATCACCGCGGCCGGCACGGCCGGCGCCTCGCCCGCCCCCACCGCCGCCCCCCACGGCGGCGCGCCGCTCGCGCTCAGCACCTCGCACCGCGCGGAGCTGCTGCACGACGCCACCGCGGCCACCGCGCAGACCGCCCGGGCGCTGGGCCTCGGCACCCAGGAGAAGCTGGTCGTCAAGGACGTCATCAAGGACTCGGACGGCACCACGCACACCCGCTACGACCGCACCTACGCCGGCCTCCCGGTGCTCGGCGGCGACCTCGTCGTGCACACCGCCAAGGGCGGCGCCGTCAAGGGCGTCACCAAGGCGGCCAAGGCCGAGGTCAAGGTCGCCTCGACCACCGCGAAGATCGCCCCGAAGGCCGCCGCGCTGGCCGCCGAGTCGACCGCCACGAAGACCATCGGCGCCAAGAAGGTCGACGCACCCGCGCCCCGCAAGGTGATCTGGGCCGCCAAGGGCACCCCGGTGCTGGCGTACGAGACCGTGGTCGGCGGCGTCCAGAAGGACGGCACGCCCAACGAGCTGCACGTCATCACCGACGCCAACACCGGCAAGAAGCTCTTCCAGTTCCAGGGCATCGAGACCGGCGTCGGCAACAGCATGTACGCCGGCAAGGTCGACGTCGCGTCCAAGAAGGGCGGCAGCGGCTACGAGCTGACCGACGACTCCCGCGGCGGCCACCAGACGTTCGACCTGAGCGGCAGCGAGAGCGGCAACGGCAAGCTCTTCACCAACTCCACCGACACGTGGGGCGACGGCAAGCCCAGCAACGCGCAGACCGCCGCCGTCGACGCCGCCTACGGCGCCCAGGAGACCTGGGACTACTACAAGAACGTGCACGGCCGCAGCGGCATCAAGGGCGACGGCAAGGGCGCCACGTCCCGCGTGCACTACGGCAAGGACTACGTCAACGCCTTCTGGGACGACAGCTGCTTCTGCATGACCTACGGCGACGGCCAGGGCAACAACAAGCCGCTGACCGCGCTCGACGTCGCGGGCCACGAGATGTCGCACGGCGTCACCTCGGCCACCGCCGGCCTGGAGTACAGCGGCGAGTCCGGCGGCCTCAACGAGGCCACCTCGGACATCTTCGGCGCCTCCGTGGCGTTCTACGCCAAGAACCCCGCCGAGCCGGGCAGCTACTTCATCGGCAAGAAGATCGACATCAACGGTGACGGCAAGCCGCTGCGCTACATGGACAAGCCCTCCAAGGACGGCCAGTCCCTGGACAACTGGAGCGCGGACGCCGGCAACGTGGACGTCCACTACTCCTCCGGCATCGCCAACCACTTCTTCTACCTGCTGTCCGAGGGCAGCGGCCCGAAGGACGCGAACGGCGACCACTACGACAGCCCGACGGCGGACGGCTCCAAGGTCACCGGCATCGGCCGCGACAAGGCCGAGAAGATCTGGTTCAAGGCGCTGACCACGTACATGACCTCGACCACCGACTACAAGGCGGCCCGCGAGGCGACCGTCAAGGCGGCCACCGACCTCTACGGCAAGGACGGCGCCGAGGTCAAGGGCGTCGAGTCGGCCTGGGCCGGCGTGAACGTCAAGTAA
- a CDS encoding M4 family metallopeptidase produces the protein MRRTPHGPTRPTPQRRAVATGALVAVTALLAVGVQAGTGAAASPQGTPAARPGPHVAPLAGALPAKLSPSQRAELIREANATTAATARQLHLGAKEKLVVKDVERDADGTTHTRYDRTYEGLPVLGGDLVVHTAKGGAVKGTTKATRSALALASTTAKVAPAAAAAKAVSAAKSLGSARTAADRAPRKVVWAADGTPRLAWETVVGGLQDDGTPNQLHVITDATTGARIFQYQGIETGIGNSQYSGKVTIGTSGSAPNFTMTDTTRGNHKTYNLNHGSSGTGSLFTDADDTWGDGTTNNPQTAGVDAAYGAQETWDYYKNVHGRTGIKGDGVGAYSRVHYGNGYVNAFWDDGCFCMTYGDGQNDSRPLTALDVAGHEMSHGVTAATAGLEYSGESGGLNEGTSDIFGTAVEFYANNPSDPGDYLIGEKIDINGDGTPLRYMDKPSKDGSSADYWSSDVGNLDVHYSSGVANHFFYLLSEGSGAKDINGVHYDSPTYDNLPVPGIGRTNAEKVWFKALSQYMNANTDYAGARTATLQAAADLFGQGSATYNTVANTWAAVNVGSRVGDGGDSVYENNTKVAIPDAGAAITSPITVSRSGKAPSGLKVTVDITHSYRGDLVIDLVAPDGTAYRLKNSNSGDSAADVKATYTVNASAKAAGGTWKLRVRDVYAGDSGTLNGWKLTF, from the coding sequence GTGAGACGCACCCCCCATGGCCCCACCAGACCCACCCCGCAGCGGCGCGCCGTGGCGACCGGCGCGCTGGTCGCGGTCACCGCGCTGCTGGCCGTCGGCGTCCAGGCCGGTACCGGCGCGGCCGCCAGCCCGCAGGGCACCCCCGCCGCCCGCCCGGGCCCGCACGTGGCACCGCTCGCCGGTGCGCTGCCGGCCAAGCTCAGCCCGTCCCAGCGGGCCGAGCTGATACGCGAGGCGAACGCCACCACCGCCGCCACCGCCCGCCAACTGCACCTCGGCGCCAAGGAGAAGCTGGTCGTCAAGGACGTCGAGCGGGACGCCGACGGCACCACGCACACCCGCTACGACCGCACCTACGAGGGGCTGCCGGTGCTCGGCGGCGACCTCGTCGTGCACACCGCCAAGGGCGGCGCCGTCAAGGGCACCACCAAGGCCACCAGGTCCGCACTCGCGCTCGCCTCCACCACGGCCAAGGTCGCCCCGGCCGCCGCCGCGGCCAAGGCGGTCTCCGCGGCCAAGTCCCTCGGCTCGGCCCGGACCGCGGCCGACCGGGCCCCGCGCAAGGTGGTCTGGGCCGCCGACGGCACCCCGCGGCTGGCCTGGGAGACGGTGGTCGGCGGCCTCCAGGACGACGGCACGCCCAACCAGTTGCACGTCATCACCGACGCCACCACCGGTGCGCGGATCTTCCAGTACCAGGGCATCGAGACCGGCATCGGCAACAGCCAGTACAGCGGCAAGGTCACCATCGGGACGTCCGGCTCGGCACCGAACTTCACGATGACCGACACCACCCGCGGCAACCACAAGACGTACAACCTCAACCACGGCTCGTCCGGCACCGGTTCGCTGTTCACCGACGCCGACGACACGTGGGGCGACGGCACCACGAACAACCCGCAGACCGCCGGCGTGGACGCCGCCTACGGCGCCCAGGAGACCTGGGACTACTACAAGAACGTGCACGGCCGCACCGGCATCAAGGGCGACGGCGTCGGCGCCTACTCCCGCGTGCACTACGGCAACGGCTACGTCAACGCCTTCTGGGACGACGGCTGCTTCTGCATGACGTACGGCGACGGCCAGAACGACAGCAGGCCGCTGACCGCGCTCGACGTCGCGGGCCACGAGATGTCCCACGGTGTCACCGCGGCCACCGCGGGCCTGGAGTACAGCGGCGAGTCCGGCGGCCTCAACGAGGGCACCTCCGACATCTTCGGCACCGCCGTGGAGTTCTACGCCAACAACCCCAGCGACCCCGGCGACTACCTCATCGGCGAGAAGATCGACATCAACGGTGACGGCACCCCGCTGCGCTACATGGACAAGCCCTCCAAGGACGGCTCCTCGGCCGACTACTGGTCGAGCGACGTCGGCAACCTCGACGTGCACTACTCCTCCGGCGTCGCCAACCACTTCTTCTACCTGCTGTCCGAGGGCAGCGGCGCGAAGGACATCAACGGCGTCCACTACGACAGCCCCACCTACGACAACCTGCCGGTGCCGGGCATCGGCCGGACCAACGCCGAGAAGGTGTGGTTCAAGGCGCTCAGCCAGTACATGAACGCCAACACCGACTACGCCGGCGCCCGCACCGCCACCCTCCAGGCCGCCGCGGACCTCTTCGGCCAGGGCAGCGCCACGTACAACACGGTCGCCAACACCTGGGCGGCGGTGAACGTCGGCTCCCGCGTGGGCGACGGCGGCGACAGCGTCTACGAGAACAACACCAAGGTCGCGATCCCGGACGCCGGGGCCGCGATCACCTCGCCGATCACCGTCAGCCGCAGCGGCAAGGCCCCCAGCGGACTGAAGGTGACGGTGGACATCACCCACTCCTACCGCGGTGACCTGGTCATCGACCTGGTGGCCCCGGACGGCACCGCGTACCGGCTGAAGAACTCCAACTCGGGCGACTCGGCGGCCGATGTCAAGGCGACCTACACCGTCAACGCCTCGGCGAAGGCGGCCGGCGGCACCTGGAAGCTGCGGGTCCGGGACGTCTACGCCGGCGACTCCGGCACCCTCAACGGCTGGAAGCTGACGTTCTGA
- a CDS encoding serine protease encodes MPPKSPIPSVPSTPTASRPRRTRRSAAAAVATAALLAFTATACGPSDSRASAASGGSSATGGSHLPGSLPTSLDDLKKWKDGGWKNWDKWARKAQDFTNPIIKGHWGQQRLAQAKAAPDVGLRDAALGSGNGAGNPVPRPVNAREVAQPYHRNMAPVGKIFFDSPEGAMVCSGTIVEDPAHPGKSNLVWTAGHCVHSGKRGGWMRNTIFVPSYNDNGVPMSQVGRTPSQQITPYGKFWADWVVTSNEWINQGEDSDAGWPYDFAVLHVKPENGGGKSLQETVGAAAQVWFNAPTGQGFGSLQAFGYPSAAPYDGARMMGCLDRPVSYTVAQGTPAMDRIGCTMSPGSSGGGWFVNRGGKLTLVSNTSIGPKGSSGWLAGPHLGPEAQQVFETMSRKFANQ; translated from the coding sequence ATGCCGCCCAAGTCGCCCATACCTTCCGTACCGTCGACGCCGACCGCGTCCCGGCCTCGCCGGACGCGCCGTTCCGCGGCGGCCGCCGTCGCGACGGCCGCGCTGCTCGCGTTCACCGCCACCGCCTGCGGCCCCAGCGACAGCAGGGCGTCGGCGGCGTCCGGCGGTTCGTCCGCCACCGGCGGCTCGCACCTCCCCGGCTCCCTGCCGACCAGCCTCGACGACCTGAAGAAGTGGAAGGACGGCGGCTGGAAGAACTGGGACAAGTGGGCGCGCAAGGCGCAGGATTTCACCAACCCGATCATCAAGGGCCACTGGGGGCAGCAGCGGCTGGCCCAGGCCAAGGCCGCGCCGGACGTCGGCTTGCGGGACGCCGCACTGGGCAGTGGGAACGGCGCCGGCAACCCGGTGCCGCGGCCGGTGAACGCCCGGGAGGTCGCCCAGCCGTACCACCGCAACATGGCCCCGGTCGGGAAGATCTTCTTCGACAGCCCCGAGGGCGCGATGGTCTGCTCCGGCACGATCGTCGAGGATCCGGCGCACCCCGGGAAGTCCAACCTCGTCTGGACCGCGGGCCACTGCGTCCACTCCGGCAAGCGGGGCGGCTGGATGCGCAACACCATCTTCGTCCCGTCGTACAACGACAACGGCGTGCCGATGAGCCAGGTCGGCCGCACGCCGTCCCAGCAGATCACGCCGTACGGCAAGTTCTGGGCCGACTGGGTCGTCACCTCCAATGAGTGGATCAACCAGGGCGAGGACAGCGACGCCGGCTGGCCGTACGACTTCGCCGTACTGCACGTCAAGCCGGAGAACGGCGGCGGCAAGTCCCTCCAGGAGACCGTCGGCGCCGCCGCCCAGGTCTGGTTCAACGCCCCCACGGGCCAGGGCTTCGGCTCGCTGCAGGCGTTCGGCTACCCGTCCGCCGCGCCGTACGACGGTGCGCGGATGATGGGCTGCCTGGACCGGCCGGTCAGTTACACCGTGGCGCAGGGGACGCCCGCGATGGACCGCATCGGCTGCACGATGTCCCCCGGTTCGTCCGGCGGCGGCTGGTTCGTCAACCGCGGCGGCAAGCTGACCCTGGTGTCCAACACCTCCATCGGCCCCAAGGGCAGTTCCGGCTGGCTGGCCGGCCCGCACCTGGGCCCCGAGGCGCAGCAGGTCTTCGAGACCATGAGCCGGAAGTTCGCCAACCAGTGA